The DNA sequence AAGGCTTTCACTCAATTATTTAAGCCCAATCCAGAATATACCTTCGAACGGCGGCAATTTCACAAGCGCGAGCAAATTCTTGGCAAAATTTACGGCAAATTTGTCCGCCGCCTGTTTACCCATCACAAACCCGCTAAAATGCTGGCGGACGATTCGCGGCAGTACGAGAAATATATTCGGGAAGCTCTGGAGGAATGTCTGTCTCCGGCGCTGCTGGAATTATTGACCGGCACCGACCGGGAAAATCTGCAAGTGGCGGTAAAGGTTCTTACCGCTAAAACCGCGGCTGAACAAAAAGAACTTAAAGAATATGTCGCCTCGCGCGCCCATTTTTTGGCCGAGGCCGGCGGCTATTCCCAAATAAATCCTTAGTGTATACTGCTTAAATTGTGTCCCGCAAAATTTTAGTCACCAGCGCGCTGCCTTACGCCAATGGCAGCATTCATCTCGGCCACCTGGTCGAGTATATTCAGACCGACATTTGGACGCGTTTTCAGAAACTTTCCGGCCAGGAATGTCTTTATGTCTGCGCTGACGACACGCACGGCACACCGATCATGCTTTCGGCCAGACGCCAGAACATCACGCCGGAAGAATTGATCTCCAAAATGCAGGACGAACATACCGCGGATTTTCGGGCTTTTCATATTGGCTTTGACAATTATTACTCGACTAACTCACCGGAAAACAAAGAGCTGTCCGAGTTATTCTACTCCCGGGCGCAGGCCAAAGGTCTGATCGAGGAAAAAGAAATCTCGCAGGCTTACTGTGAAAAATGCCGGATGTTCCTGCCTGACCGTTTCATCAAAGGCGCCTGCCCTCAATGCGGGGCGGCGGAACAATACGGCGACAGCTGCGAAGTCTGCTCGGCCACTTACGCGCCGACCGATCTAAAAGACGCGCACTGCGCGGAGTGCGGGGCAAAGCCGGTGCGAAAAAAAAGCCGGCATTATTTTTTTAAACTCAGCGCTCTGGAAAAAGAGCTGCTGGCCTGGGTCAAAGCCGGCCATATTCAGACCGAGATTTATAACAAACTGCTGGAGTGGTTCCAGCAGGGTCTGCGCGACTGGGACATCTCCCGCGACGCGCCGTATTTTGGTTTTAAAATCCCCGGCACAGACGATAAGTTTTTTTACGTCTGGCTGGACGCGCCGGTCGGCTACATTGCTTCGACTAAAAATTTCTGCGCCAAAACCGGCCGCCATTTTGAGGACATTTGGCTGAAAGACGGCTATGAAATTCACCATTTTATCGGCAAAGATATTTTGTATTTTCACACTTTGTTCTGGCCGGCTCTGCTTCTGGCCGCGGGATTTCGCACGCCGGATCAGGTGCATGTTCACGGTTTCCTGACCGTCAACGGTGAAAAAATGTCCAAGAGCCGCGGCACATTTATTCAGGCGCGCAAATATTTAGACGCTGGTTTAAAGCCGGAATATCTGCGTTATTATTACGCGGCCAAACTCGGCCCATCGCTCAATGACATTGATCTGAACATCAGCGATTTTGTCTCCAAAGTCAATGCGGATCTTGTGAATAAACTGGTCAATATCGGCAGCCGCCTGGGCAGCATAGCCAATAAAAAACTGAACAGCGTTTTGACGCGGCCGGACGCGGCCGGACAGACAGTTTTGGCAGAAATAATTTCCGCGCAGACCGAAATTACGCGGGCTTACGAAGAGCTGGAGCTACATAAAGCCATGCGGGAGATCATGCGCCTGGCCGACGCCGCCAACAAATACATCAACGACAGCGCACCGTGGAATGTGGTAAAAACAGATACGGCGCAGGCCGCGCGGATCTGCGCCAGCGGACTGAACTGTCTTAAAATATTGACCGCTTACATCAAGCCTGTTCTGCCGGTCATTGCCGCGGGTGTGGAAAAATTTTTGAACTGCGGCGAGTTAAATTTTCAGAACGCTCCAGACTTGCTGCTGGATCACAAGATCAACGCTTACGAGCATCTGGCGCAGCGGCTTGATGAGGCTGATGTAAATAAAAAACTTTTAGAGTAAAATAACCTGGTAAATATAGTTGGGGGAATATTTTGCCGCAAGCGAGTTTTGGCTTGAACTTAACAAGCAGCGCGGCTGCGACGTTAAGTGAGAGACTCGGCTCGCGGCGGCAAAGATATTCCCCCAACACCAAAGGAGCGCTTTATGGTAAAAGAATTAAATAACGCGGAATTTCAAAAAGAAGTCCTGGAAAGCGCTGCGCCGGCGCTGGTGGATTTCTGGGCGCCGTGGTGCGGCCCCTGCCGGATGATGGCTCCGGTGCTAGAAGAAGCCGCCGTGCAGCTGGGCGCTAAACTAAAAATCGCCAAAATCAACACGGATGAAAACCCGGAACTGGCCGCCAATTACAATATTGTCAGCATCCCCTGCTTGATCCTTTTCAAAGGCGGAAAAGAAGTTGAGCGTTTTATCGGCGTGCAGCCGCGTGACGCGCTGCTGGCCAAAATCCAGACGCATCTTTAAAAATCGTCTTTTTACAAAATACAAGGCCGCTCCGCGGCCGAAGCAGGTTTTCTAACTAAACGGGAAAAATTTTTGAAATTTTTTGAGACTGCTTACGATATATTTATGTACCCGGAGATAGTTTTTCCCTTCCCCCCTTTAAAACTATTTCCGGCGAAGCAAAGCGGGCCGCCATTTCTCCCCCCATTTATGGCGGCCCGTTCCTAAAAATCACAAGTTTTTCAAAAGATACGTTACGGCGGCTTCCACTGATTTTATTCCGGCCAGCGCGGCCTGATTTTTGCGGAGTATCTCTTCGGTTTCCCGCGCTGTGTACCCCAGCGCGTTGAGCGCGGCGCGGATTTCCAGCAAAAAACCCTGTTCCAGCTGACCAGCCGGCCAGGCCGCCGCTTTAGCGTTTTTATCCGTGAGCAATTCCGGGAAAAATTTGCCGATCTTGTCTTTTAATTCCACGACCACTTTTTCGGCGGTCTTTTTACCGATATTTAAACCCGCCGTGTCGCCACGGTAAATAATATTTACGAGCTCCGCCGCCGAATGCGCCGCCAAAATAGTCATGGCCATTTTCGGCCCGATGCCGGAAACACCCAGCAGCGCCAGGAATAATTTGCGCTCCGGCCAGCCCGAAAATCCGTACAGCACATTGGTGTCCTCGCGGATATGCTGATAAATAAAGAAAGATTGTTCGGTTTGTTCCGGCGGCAGAGCCTGCAAAGCGCGCTCGCTTAAATAGATCTGATACCCGACATCCTGCGCCAGCAAAACAACACTTTGCTCATCGCGCGCGATTATCTGTCCCTGCAAATATGCTATCATTTTTTTACTTTCCTGCTTTTATTTTCACTCTGTCCAGTATCGAGCTTTGCGCATGACAGATCGCCGTAGCTAAAGCATCCGCTGTGTCATCCGACTTGATTATTTCTTGTAAGCCCAGCAAGCGTTTGACCATGAGCTGCACCTGTTTTTTATCGGCGCGGCCATAACCGCAAACGCTGGTCTTGATCTGATCCGGCCGGTATTCCGCTAGTGTAACGCCGGCCTGTATCGCCGTCAAAAGTATCACGCCCCGCGCCTGCGCGACCGAAATGCCGGTGGTGACATTTTTTGAAAAAAACAACTGCTCCACCGCCGCGACATCCGGCTCGTATTTGGCCAAAATTTCCGTCATTTGCGTGTAAATGCGCAGGAGCCTTTCGCTTTGCGGCATTTGCGGCGGGTTCTTGATACAGCCGTGCGCCAGCATGGACAGGCGATTGCCCTGTTGGCTGACCAAACCCCAGCCGACTAAAGCCGTGCCGGGATCGATACCGAGAATGAGGCGGCTGTTTTTTTTCATTCCAGCATTTCCCGCAAAGTTTTTTCAGTGATCAGCGGCACGCCTAGTTTTTTAGCTTTGTCCGCTTTGCTGCCTGGACTGTCGCCCAGCAAAACATAGCTGGTCTTTTTGCTGACACTCGACGACACACTGCCGCCGTGCGATTTGATCAATTCTTCGGCCTCACCGCGGCTCAAGGTCGGCAAAGCTCCGGTCAGGACAAAAGTTTGACCGGCCAGCGCGTTGGAAATTCGCGCGCGATTATCGTCCAGGACGACGCCGGCTTCTTGCAGGCGGCTGATCGTTTTCCGCAATTCCGGCGCCCGCAAAGCGGCGGACAAAGAACGCGCCACCACTTCGCCGACGCCGTCGGTATTGGCCAATTCGTCCTCCGCGGCGGCCAGCAAATCGTCTATCGAATGAAATTTGTCCGCCAATTTTTCCGCCACATACTGCCCGACATGCCGGATGCCCAGTCCGAATAAGATCCGCGCCAGTCCCGCCTGTTTGCTTTTTTCAAGCGCGGCCAGCAGATTTTGCACGGATTTTTCGCCCATGCGGTCAAGTTCTATCAAGTCCTCACAGCACAGGTAATACAGATCAGCGGGGTCATGAACCAGACCGGCTTTATTTAGCTGCTCAACAATTTGCTCGCCGCAGCCCTCGATATCCGCCGCGTCTTTACTGACAAAATGCTTCAAGGCGCCCTTGATGCGCGCCGGACAAGCGGCATTGGGGCAGCGCCAAACCGCGTCGTCCTCGGTGTCTTTGACAGCGGCCGCGCCGCAGACCGGACATTTTTTAGGAAAGACAAATTTCTTTCCGCGGACACTGACTGCAAGCCCGTTAGGGAGCGGAGTAGAAGTGTCCGCGGCGGCCACGCTGACCACTTCCGGTATCACCTCGCCGGCGCGCTGAATGATCACCTGATCGCCGATCCGCACATCCTTGCGCTTGATCTCGTCCTCGTTGTGCAGCGTCGCGTTGGATACGATCACGCCGTTCAGCTCCACCGGCGTCAAACGCGCCACCGGCGTCAGCGCGCCCGTGCGGCCTACCTGTATATCGATCGCTTCCAGTTTGGTCACGGCTTGCTCCGGAGCATACTTGTAGGCGATCGCCCAGCGCGGCGCTTTGGTTGTGAAGCCCAGTTTTTGCTGAGCGGTGATGGAATTAACCTTGATCACAATGCCATCCGTGTCATAGTCCAGCTCTTGGCGCCGCGCTTCCCATTCTTGAATGTATTTTTCGACGGCCGCCAAACCGCGGCAGACCCGCCGGTGCGAATTGAGTTTGAAACCCAGCTTTTGGATCAGCTGATAACCAGCCTCCTGCGTGTCATGTTCGGCAATGACGCCGTAGCAAAACATGTCCAGACGGCGCGTGGCCGTGACCTGAGGATCGAGCTGGCGCAGACTGCCCGCCGCGGCGTTGCGCGGATTGGCAAAACCTTCCAGCTTTCCAAATTCCGAACGCTTGATATAAATCTCACCGCGGACAACAAGATCCCGCGCTTCCGGCAGACGCAGCGGTATCGCGCGGACGGTTTTCAGATTTTCCGTCACGTTCTCGCCTTTTTTGCCGTCGCCGCGTGTCGCGCCCAGCGTGAACAAACCCCGGGTATAAGTCAGCGAAACAGCCAGCCCGTCAATTTTCAATTCGCAGATGTATTCGACTTCAGCGGCGTCAAGTCCCTTGCGCGCCCGCGCGTCAAATTCCGCTAAATCCGCGAAAGAAAAAGCATTGTCCAGCGAATACAGCGGCTCTTGATGCGCAACTGTTTCAAATTTTTCCAGCGGCGCGCCGCCTACTCTCTGCGTCGGCGAATCCGGCGTGCGCAGCTCGGGATGCGCCGTCTCCAGCGCCTGCAATCTCTGCAGCAGCGCGTCGTATTCCTGATCGGAAATTTCCGGCGTGTCAGCCACGTAGTAAAGCCGCTCATGACGCTGGATTTCCTGACGCAGCCGGGCAATATCTTGCTGAATAGACATAGGTATAATTATACCGCTTTTGGGTACACTTTGATAAGAAAACCCAAGGAAGCGCTATGCAGGTAAAATTAATAAAATATATTGAAAAAAAGTATCCCCGATACACGGCCAGACCGGGAATGGAGCATCAGGCTTACCAGCTGGAAACGCGTATGGCTGGACTGACAGCCGACGATCTGGAACAGCTCAAAGAACAGGGGTTAATCCTGGTTAAAAAAACGCCAGAAACCGCACGGCCGGACAGTGTCCCTTCCCGGGAGGA is a window from the Candidatus Margulisiibacteriota bacterium genome containing:
- the metG gene encoding methionine--tRNA ligase, which encodes MSRKILVTSALPYANGSIHLGHLVEYIQTDIWTRFQKLSGQECLYVCADDTHGTPIMLSARRQNITPEELISKMQDEHTADFRAFHIGFDNYYSTNSPENKELSELFYSRAQAKGLIEEKEISQAYCEKCRMFLPDRFIKGACPQCGAAEQYGDSCEVCSATYAPTDLKDAHCAECGAKPVRKKSRHYFFKLSALEKELLAWVKAGHIQTEIYNKLLEWFQQGLRDWDISRDAPYFGFKIPGTDDKFFYVWLDAPVGYIASTKNFCAKTGRHFEDIWLKDGYEIHHFIGKDILYFHTLFWPALLLAAGFRTPDQVHVHGFLTVNGEKMSKSRGTFIQARKYLDAGLKPEYLRYYYAAKLGPSLNDIDLNISDFVSKVNADLVNKLVNIGSRLGSIANKKLNSVLTRPDAAGQTVLAEIISAQTEITRAYEELELHKAMREIMRLADAANKYINDSAPWNVVKTDTAQAARICASGLNCLKILTAYIKPVLPVIAAGVEKFLNCGELNFQNAPDLLLDHKINAYEHLAQRLDEADVNKKLLE
- the trxA gene encoding thioredoxin, which codes for MVKELNNAEFQKEVLESAAPALVDFWAPWCGPCRMMAPVLEEAAVQLGAKLKIAKINTDENPELAANYNIVSIPCLILFKGGKEVERFIGVQPRDALLAKIQTHL
- the ruvA gene encoding Holliday junction branch migration protein RuvA, translated to MIAYLQGQIIARDEQSVVLLAQDVGYQIYLSERALQALPPEQTEQSFFIYQHIREDTNVLYGFSGWPERKLFLALLGVSGIGPKMAMTILAAHSAAELVNIIYRGDTAGLNIGKKTAEKVVVELKDKIGKFFPELLTDKNAKAAAWPAGQLEQGFLLEIRAALNALGYTARETEEILRKNQAALAGIKSVEAAVTYLLKNL
- the ruvC gene encoding crossover junction endodeoxyribonuclease RuvC → MKKNSRLILGIDPGTALVGWGLVSQQGNRLSMLAHGCIKNPPQMPQSERLLRIYTQMTEILAKYEPDVAAVEQLFFSKNVTTGISVAQARGVILLTAIQAGVTLAEYRPDQIKTSVCGYGRADKKQVQLMVKRLLGLQEIIKSDDTADALATAICHAQSSILDRVKIKAGK
- the ligA gene encoding NAD-dependent DNA ligase LigA, yielding MSIQQDIARLRQEIQRHERLYYVADTPEISDQEYDALLQRLQALETAHPELRTPDSPTQRVGGAPLEKFETVAHQEPLYSLDNAFSFADLAEFDARARKGLDAAEVEYICELKIDGLAVSLTYTRGLFTLGATRGDGKKGENVTENLKTVRAIPLRLPEARDLVVRGEIYIKRSEFGKLEGFANPRNAAAGSLRQLDPQVTATRRLDMFCYGVIAEHDTQEAGYQLIQKLGFKLNSHRRVCRGLAAVEKYIQEWEARRQELDYDTDGIVIKVNSITAQQKLGFTTKAPRWAIAYKYAPEQAVTKLEAIDIQVGRTGALTPVARLTPVELNGVIVSNATLHNEDEIKRKDVRIGDQVIIQRAGEVIPEVVSVAAADTSTPLPNGLAVSVRGKKFVFPKKCPVCGAAAVKDTEDDAVWRCPNAACPARIKGALKHFVSKDAADIEGCGEQIVEQLNKAGLVHDPADLYYLCCEDLIELDRMGEKSVQNLLAALEKSKQAGLARILFGLGIRHVGQYVAEKLADKFHSIDDLLAAAEDELANTDGVGEVVARSLSAALRAPELRKTISRLQEAGVVLDDNRARISNALAGQTFVLTGALPTLSRGEAEELIKSHGGSVSSSVSKKTSYVLLGDSPGSKADKAKKLGVPLITEKTLREMLE